The Lycium ferocissimum isolate CSIRO_LF1 chromosome 8, AGI_CSIRO_Lferr_CH_V1, whole genome shotgun sequence DNA segment ttattAAACCCCGCcccaagtcaaaaccagacaaacaaattaaaacggaggTAGCACTTTTTTCCCGGaacactttatttgaaaaacatTGTTTGTCCATCAAAATTCCAAATCCAACTTAAAGTtgtatttcaaatttggaaaacagCTTATAACTTGTTTTTCCAACTGACTTTTCTCTGTTGCAGTTATATTTAAGTACATTCTTCTTTGCAAAaggtaactggtaaagttgctaCCATGTGACCTGGAGGTCACAggcagaaatgcaaggtaaggctgaTAGTCTTCCAACCTCTTTCCCGGACaagcgcatagcgggagcttactGCACGGGCTGccatttttttattctttgcaaaaagCATAACCGAACACAACTCCATAAATTCCAAAGTGAAAAATCTTTGGAATTTATAGCCAAACGCCAACTTAAAAGTatggaaagagaggaaaattaAGGGGGAAAATACCTGGGAGAGCGAGCAAGCAAGAGTTGAGACTGGTCAACTGATGAAACAGAAGCAGAGCCAGTTGATTTTGAGGTTGAAttatcaagaaaagaagaaatagagGTTAAGCTACTATTTCCATCCTGTGATATCCCACTACGAAAAACCTTCTGCAACCCCTCCATAAAATTGAGATATTGGGTTTGAGAGTAATAACCAAATTGTTGACCAATTTAGCTTTTCCCCTTCAACTCTTTTTAGGGTTTTAGGACAAGGACCAGAGAGTTAAAGAGGAAGGAGGGTCGGGTGTTCAAGCTTGTTtagctttttttctttcttttgtttttggtttaaaCGTTTGATTAGTTTTTGGGCCTAGTCATGTTCTAAGTATTTAGTAGTTACTCTATATctatctatttatctttttttttttttttaattatataggGTAGGGGAAAGAGATTACAATATGGGGATTCGAACCTTCACCAACAAGATGAGAGTTCAGAAAATCAActaactgagctactagattcCTACTTGCATTTAtttatctatctatctatactattttaaaagcatgaatataaatattggttgaccaaaatagcCTTAAAATATTGAACGGCTTTTATACCCTCTAAAGATAAATTAAGTCTTAATAAAATAATTCCATACtggataaaattgtaaaatttgaaagataaaattgtaaaatttgAAACTTCTCCTAATGTGTATAAACTTCTAATCTTAATGAAAGTTTCAACTGTTCGTTTGCCACTATTATGTCAGTTTTTTTATGGTTTAATTCCTTGAGGAGTTCCAATCACTGCCTAAGATATAGGAGTTTGAGACCAACCCAAATAAAAACTAGAATGTTGGATAAAATTATGCGTAAAATATAGGAGTCGAACCCTATTATAGGCAACTATATAATTTAAGATGTTATTGTATTTGGAAAAAATCTGTAAAATTTAGAAGTTAGTACCAAGGAGGAAAAATATTTGTTCCTTTTAAAAACAAGTTACATATCAAAAAATTGAacgataaatatttttttattcgtGGTTGAGAAAGAACTTGCAATAGGCTGATGAGTACTTGAGTAcacttaattaaatatttttaggaGGGAATCTCATGTTTTGCATCTTTCACTGATTAAGATTGTCTTAAGTGTGAATTTCGGAAGATCTAATTTTATTCTTTGTCACTGGATATTTATTTAAGGATTCTATGGTGAAGTGAAAAGTCTAATAGAGTTGAGACAAATTTTAGTTCTGTGTCTGAACACATGAGCCAAATTTTAGTTCTGtgtgaattttcattttttgaaaaggtatttccttttctttatatgAAATACATATCTCAAGGTTTTGCTTTGAAATTGAGGCCACTGGTAATTCTTCAGCCAAGGCTTGATACGAGAATTGGTTTGTTAATTTAATTCCTAATAAGAAAAGAATTTAGAAAAGATAGTGGCgtgttataaaaaataaaaaatagagaaagaaGCTGGTATGGGACTCTTTCCTCATCTTCATATGCAATACATGTTCTatgattttgggtgaaaattcTTTTGTGGCTTGAATCCAGAATGAATTTGTCTGTTTAATTGCTAACGAAAGAtactttaatttgaaaaaaatgatgttTTTATATTaagcaagaagaaaaagaaaaatatatatgaatttgGATAAGTACATTTAAACAAaacgaggaagaagaaaaaagaaaatattttggaataagaaatagaaaaaagggaaaacgaGTTGAGAAAACGGCTGGAAAATTATAATTACCAGAAAAGGTTAGATATTCATTTTTCCGGCGAAAAAATACCCGTAAATTGTCATGTCAGCAATGTGTTTCTTTATAGCCACATTTTGCATAGTTGTTCATTACAAAGGTTGTAAACTAAGATAACCATCACAAATTTGTTAAAATAGAATAGCAGTGATAAACTAATAAGAAACGAATTAAGTTATGATAATACTTCGGAGCACCTACAGCGAAaacattaaataataaaaatagttacgtggttattattattattattattattattattattattattattattattattattattattattattattattattattattattattacaaacATGAATCTACAAGAAAATTATATACGTGCGTGTAATTACTAATCGACTGGACATCAACGTGCAACTGCACGTTCATAGAAACTAGTATATTTTAAAAGCACGAATAATTTTCGCTAAATGTTGAAGGGcgaaaatatcctttaaatgtTAATCGACTTTTATGctcttaattatttaaattatgtcTTCAAAATTAATGTCAAAAACGTAAAAGTATTTATAGTCCAAGTCAGGTATAAAAATTATCGGTCTATCAAGGAGGCTGAAAAGTCCCCATTTTACTGCACTTCGGATAATAAATTCTATTTGCTCTGTCCAATTCAAAAGTCATGCTTTAATGTTTGCTTATACAGTCAAACatctataattgtcattcgttataatAACACTTCACTATAACGGTCCGTATTAAACCGATTTTTTCAcgttatattttactttcataACAAGATTCTCGCCTCTATAACAAAATGGCATCCATTATAGCGGAcattctttgtaaaattacctctatAACAATCTTTCAAATAgcgtatatataatattttgtaaaaatatattatgtgacaaCAAAAGTGTCGATGAAGAGCCTCAACCTACTACTACTTGGAGATAAGAACAATTCGTTAAGCACTGTATTGTACCCTTCAagggaaagctattgaattACCGTTTGCTGAAAGTTTAGACAAAATTCTTCGTCAATTCAAGcattatattatcactaagagactAGAATTTAgaaacaacctacaattgtagagttcttacgtcaaacttgaaatatttaaattctcaattaatttaaaatgcatatgttccatagattttaattctttatctgtGTAGTGcaactagttatggatttagtagtaatttattagtcttttcaatttttaatttatgagatatgaaaatcaattgagattttaaaatttacaagtatattgttttataacataaaaagacaaaagttaattgtttgcgcatttttgtttataacaaataaatgagatctaaatatCGAATGCCGCATACATGCATAATAAGATCtcattataaaggaaatgcatAAAATTTTTACAAACGCTGCCACAATAGAGAAGTTTGACTGTATAAGGTTTTGCCTAAAATTTTAACAGGAAACAACCGTAAtgacctttttaaaaaaaaaaaaaaaaaaaattaaatccaaaCAACCGTAATTACCTTTATCCACAACTACaactttatttttcaaactCAAGCCTTTGATTCCTTTTGGAATACTACCACACAGAGTACAACGTTTGAAGGATTATGCCACGTTAGTTTCTTTataaaaggggccatattttAGATTTTAGTCATTAAAGATAATTAGATAATACAATACTACATTCCTTCAATGGTATATTAATTTATGTTCTACTcagtatttcaaaaaaattaaaattatgcGGTTATggactttttcaatattttgcCAGTCTTCGTTAAGTTATGTATTCCACATGTTCCATGTAGATAAGGCTCCGGAGATAGTCAGGTTTTTGAGAGTACTCGAAGATAGCATTATGGTAAATTTTCTGTTCTGGATTGTTAAATTGTGTTAGtttgatatatttttcttttggttcttgatgtatatattttggataaaattttgtactttgattatgTTGTAAGAATAACTATGTTAATTTATAGATCACAGAGTGGTCTTTTCTTTCAATCATATGTTGAGAGATTAATTGGATAAATGCAATTAGAATTTCAATTAGATAATCGTAACTCTAGGCACCGAATCGGTGTTGCAATCCTGGCACCATACATGGAGAAGGTTTGAAGCGTGAGATTGAATCAACGGAGGAAGACGGTGACTACATACCTTTGCTTACaattggaacgactacaagtgCACCCTATGAAATTATCGGCATATAACATATGATTTGAGTTTTCTGTTCTcgatattttattcttaataatgTAAATCATTTTTTACACTTTAGTTTAATATTTTGCAGCGGgatattgtatattttatgatCAATATTTTTGATAATATTCtgatttttccaaaaatactTGAATTAATTTGTAAGATTAGGATATATTCTAGGATGTTTTCCATTGTCTTTTAGgataatttcatgttttatcaAGGAGGGGGGgaatatttattaaataatagaaagatAAAGTCCTACAAAGTAAAAGCaagcaaaagaaataaagacaGAAGCCCCAAACAAGCGGGGCAacccaaaaacaacaaaaaaaaacccatCAGAACAAAATTTAGGAAAGTTGAAGCCTCTAGGGATTAGCCATCGCCGATGCCAATCACCGGAGATGAATCACCGCCGAGTCAAGTGCAAGTTGCTCTGCTTTGGATACACATATTCGCATCTCAAGCTCTCAGCAGATGTTGTGAATCCATCGCCAAGGAGTTAATTATCTGAGTAAGCTAGAACTCAACTTTTCAGGTAATTTTCATCCTAGTGTTTCAAATCTTTCATAAATCCTCAAAGATGTGCTTATTGTTGATGAAAGAATACGCTAAACATCCATTGCGAAATCGAAATTTTAATGAATCATATGGTTGTTCAGCTCACTTAGACGCAATGTTGATCTGGTTTTGTGCTTATTTTGTTGCTCTGCTACTGTTGCTCTGCTACTGTTGCTctgcttatttcatgttttataaGACTCTATTTATTTAAGATTTTTTCTGATACTAGGACTTTGAATCTGACTAATAATAGACTTTCTACTGTCGtgttaattttatttgaacaaTTCCAGGTCATAGCTATTACAGAGTCTAACTCAGAGTCTATAACAAGTCTTGGGGCTATCTACCAGACGCTCAGCGAACAAATTTATTTATTCGCCCCTATGTCTGCTTCCGGAATACTAAAGTGTGTAACATCTTTAGCAGTGAATAATTTCAGTTATATCTCTATATTAAGAGTTTTCATTGTAAAAAAACACTTATACACCGAGGAGATAacaattttcttcttcttcttctttttttttttttttttttgtatcttgCTTTATTTGTATGCAAGTTGGTTGATATTTTGTTCACTCTTTACTGGTTAAATTAACAATCTTTATATGTATGTAGGCATGGTTGAAAGGTGGAAGGGAGATATGTTGATTTAATGATTGAATTGTAAAGGGACGCTATTTACTGGAATACGGCTCTAAATTTAAAGAGTTAGTGGGACTATATCCAACGTTCGttagttatttttttctttgataataTGATCATGCATTTTTGCTTCTTCCTTATATTCAAGATTATTTCCGATCGAgctaatttcatttatttattacaaTAGGAGGATATTTGAAGAGGAAGATATTAGTTTATTAGTTATTGGACGGTTTTAATTTGTGGCATCAACCGAAGTGAATTTATGAGGAAGTTAGAAGAATTAAAGATCAGCTAATCCTATGGTGTCAAACAACTAAGTCGGTaatgtattttgtttttaaaagtttaagttCGTTCAGCACTCTTCCTTCTCAGTATCGGATAAATTGATCGCACACAAGAAACTATTACCTTGAGTTATTATGATTAATGGGAGTTACgttgaaagtgaaattttttgttaacaaataaccccaaattttgttaacaaataataatagattattattattattattattattattattattattattattattattattattattattattataaaaaatgaatCTTCGAGACAAATCATTGATTGACTGTGTATCTACGTGCAATTATAATCAACTAAATATCGATGTTAAAATATTAATGTGCAATGCACAAGCATAGAAACTAGTTAtattaaaaacatgaaagaccttagaaatgttgattgaactttttgcccttcattaaaagactccgcatgtcacaacccaactagtGGATCGAGTGGGCACCTACCTAATCTCACCcggtaggcaaaccctttcCAACACAAACCTCAAATACACACTTTATAAGTAAGAACAACTAGTCATTCCAATAATCGAATTTTTAATAAtggaaaataataagaaaacaCTTCCATAATACACCAATCCCAAAACCGGGTCTAGACTC contains these protein-coding regions:
- the LOC132068746 gene encoding uncharacterized protein LOC132068746, which encodes MEGLQKVFRSGISQDGNSSLTSISSFLDNSTSKSTGSASVSSVDQSQLLLARSPRQVISLWTCSKLCAICFVAGVFVGYTLKRRVHRWASKLLRRLKDE